One segment of Methylocella silvestris BL2 DNA contains the following:
- the ubiG gene encoding bifunctional 2-polyprenyl-6-hydroxyphenol methylase/3-demethylubiquinol 3-O-methyltransferase UbiG, which yields MAQREEAGPSSVDPEDVARFDRIGEDWWSADGPMAALHKLNPVRVAYLRDLMSRHFRVEGLPRDRYAPRPLEGLRILDAGCGAGLLAEPLARLGARVTAIDPAPRNIEVARRHAEKSGLSIDYRMTTIEALSGEAATFDAVLAMEVLEHVLDVAGFVRCCGALVRPGGLMFAATLNRTLKSFAFAIVGAEYVLGWAPRGTHDWRRFISPRELARAMAAADLSAFDETGVVFDPLQGGWRLAHDTDINYMMAASKRR from the coding sequence ATGGCGCAGCGGGAAGAGGCCGGTCCATCCTCGGTCGATCCGGAGGACGTCGCGCGATTCGACCGGATCGGCGAAGACTGGTGGAGCGCCGACGGGCCGATGGCGGCGCTGCATAAGCTCAATCCTGTTCGCGTCGCCTATCTGCGCGATTTGATGAGCCGCCATTTCCGGGTCGAGGGATTGCCGCGCGACCGTTATGCGCCGCGACCGCTCGAAGGGCTGCGCATCCTTGACGCCGGATGCGGCGCCGGCCTCCTCGCGGAGCCATTGGCGCGCCTTGGGGCGCGCGTCACTGCGATCGATCCCGCGCCGCGCAATATCGAAGTCGCGCGCCGCCACGCCGAAAAATCCGGTCTTTCGATCGATTACCGCATGACGACAATCGAGGCTCTGTCGGGTGAGGCGGCCACGTTCGACGCCGTCCTCGCCATGGAGGTTCTGGAGCATGTGCTCGACGTTGCAGGCTTCGTGCGTTGCTGCGGCGCGCTCGTCCGGCCGGGCGGTCTGATGTTTGCCGCGACGTTGAACCGAACGCTGAAAAGCTTTGCCTTCGCCATTGTCGGCGCCGAATATGTGCTGGGCTGGGCGCCGCGCGGCACGCATGACTGGCGCCGCTTTATTTCGCCGCGAGAACTCGCCAGGGCGATGGCGGCGGCGGACCTCAGCGCTTTTGATGAGACGGGAGTCGTGTTCGATCCGCTCCAAGGCGGGTGGCGGCTCGCCCATGACACGGACATCAATTACATGATGGCGGCGTCGAAACGCCGCTGA
- a CDS encoding alpha/beta hydrolase: MRQSSWHQRSPVGDRAPSPRRFAASLCAIACVSALSLSGCSNINGFLEPNPDAFYAPGTTHVEMVVATTRAPAATRAVMFGGGRAAEPQFADMLVSIPPTANRKIGDVQWPKQLPGNALTDFVTLRADVINRDQAIATFARLLRDSNKSEAMVFVHGFNQRYDDAVYRFAQILHDSGALGEVAPVLFTWPSKGSVFSYGYDRESTNYSRDALESLLRFLAKDPKVKKISILAHSMGNWVTLEALRQMAIRDGRVAPKIQLVLLAAPDVDVEVAEEQIASMGPDRPHVVLFTSEDDKALAASKEVWGAPRLGAINPDVEPYRTMLAKEKISVINLTTFPSHDEFNHGKFAEDPKVIELIGRGLASGQVLTDSRVGFGEKIMQTTASAASSVGHAAGLVVSAPVAIVDPDTRDHFDEQVDQFTQSVKQIGPTSEPTR; encoded by the coding sequence ATGCGTCAATCCAGTTGGCATCAGCGGTCGCCCGTTGGCGACCGCGCACCGTCTCCGCGCCGCTTTGCCGCCTCGCTTTGCGCGATCGCCTGCGTCAGCGCCTTGAGCCTCTCGGGCTGCTCCAATATCAACGGCTTCCTTGAGCCCAATCCCGACGCCTTCTATGCGCCGGGCACGACGCATGTCGAGATGGTGGTCGCGACAACGCGCGCCCCGGCTGCGACCCGGGCGGTCATGTTCGGCGGCGGCCGGGCGGCCGAGCCGCAGTTTGCCGATATGCTGGTGTCGATTCCACCGACCGCCAACCGTAAAATTGGCGACGTGCAATGGCCAAAGCAGCTTCCCGGCAACGCCTTGACGGATTTCGTGACTCTTCGCGCCGACGTCATCAATCGGGATCAGGCGATCGCCACCTTTGCCCGGCTGTTGCGCGACTCCAACAAAAGCGAGGCGATGGTCTTCGTGCATGGCTTCAACCAGCGCTACGACGACGCCGTCTATCGTTTCGCGCAAATCCTGCATGATTCCGGCGCGCTGGGCGAGGTCGCCCCCGTGCTGTTCACCTGGCCCTCGAAGGGCAGCGTGTTCTCTTATGGCTACGACCGTGAGAGCACGAATTATTCGCGCGACGCGCTTGAATCGCTTCTGCGCTTCCTGGCGAAAGACCCAAAGGTCAAGAAAATCTCGATCCTCGCCCATTCGATGGGCAATTGGGTGACGCTCGAAGCGCTGCGGCAGATGGCGATCCGCGATGGGCGGGTTGCGCCGAAAATTCAGCTGGTGCTTCTGGCTGCGCCCGACGTCGACGTCGAAGTCGCCGAGGAACAGATCGCCTCGATGGGGCCGGACCGGCCGCATGTGGTTCTCTTCACCTCGGAGGACGACAAGGCGCTCGCGGCGTCAAAGGAAGTGTGGGGCGCGCCGCGCCTCGGCGCCATCAATCCCGACGTCGAACCCTACCGCACCATGCTGGCGAAGGAAAAAATTTCGGTCATCAATCTGACCACGTTCCCCTCGCATGACGAATTCAACCACGGCAAATTCGCCGAAGACCCGAAAGTGATCGAGTTGATCGGGCGCGGCCTCGCCTCAGGACAGGTGCTGACCGATTCCCGCGTCGGCTTCGGCGAAAAGATCATGCAGACGACGGCGAGCGCGGCGAGCTCCGTCGGCCACGCCGCCGGCCTCGTCGTCTCGGCGCCAGTGGCCATCGTCGATCCCGACACGCGGGACCATTTCGACGAGCAGGTCGATCAGTTCACCCAGTCGGTGAAGCAGATCGGGCCGACGTCCGAGCCGACGCGTTAG
- a CDS encoding heavy metal-binding domain-containing protein, whose translation MHISSTDFVNEGRILYPIGKISAASAWHAGPVDASQGDWRAVALQELIRRAEDVDADAIIDVNYVTDGIAPADESGVSLRRVLATGTAVRLADLA comes from the coding sequence ATGCATATCAGCTCAACGGACTTCGTGAATGAAGGCCGCATCCTTTACCCGATCGGGAAGATCAGCGCCGCTTCCGCCTGGCATGCCGGGCCGGTCGACGCCTCCCAGGGAGATTGGCGCGCAGTCGCGCTGCAAGAGCTGATCCGCCGGGCCGAAGACGTAGACGCGGACGCGATCATCGACGTGAATTATGTGACCGACGGGATCGCTCCCGCCGATGAGTCCGGCGTCAGCCTGCGTCGCGTTCTGGCGACCGGCACGGCGGTGCGGCTGGCGGATCTGGCTTAA
- a CDS encoding YbhB/YbcL family Raf kinase inhibitor-like protein, producing the protein MLGKQPAGHGHLRANGAEESAPWLDALIYAEAGPDIPETIRVESVAFEDGEAIPPLFTALGEGESPPLRWRGVPDGAASIVLVVEDADSETPEPFLHAIAVKTPGMDDDLIPGALCPENAFTEGLLLGVNSRGASSWTPPDPPPGRSPHRYVFQIYAVDRRPDFDAPPGRAEIIRFLQSRAIAKGRLTGIFERSA; encoded by the coding sequence ATGCTCGGGAAACAGCCCGCGGGCCACGGTCATCTCCGCGCCAATGGAGCCGAGGAGTCAGCGCCCTGGCTCGACGCTTTGATCTACGCCGAAGCCGGGCCGGACATCCCTGAGACGATCCGGGTGGAAAGCGTCGCCTTTGAAGATGGCGAGGCCATTCCGCCGCTGTTTACCGCGCTCGGCGAGGGCGAATCGCCTCCGCTGCGCTGGCGCGGCGTGCCGGACGGCGCCGCTTCGATCGTCCTCGTCGTCGAGGACGCCGACAGCGAGACGCCGGAACCCTTTCTTCATGCGATCGCCGTGAAAACGCCAGGCATGGACGACGATCTCATTCCCGGCGCGCTCTGCCCCGAGAACGCCTTCACGGAAGGGCTTCTGCTCGGCGTCAATTCGCGCGGAGCCTCGTCCTGGACGCCGCCCGATCCGCCGCCGGGCCGCAGCCCGCATCGCTATGTCTTTCAGATCTACGCGGTCGACCGGCGCCCCGATTTTGACGCGCCGCCGGGACGGGCCGAGATCATCCGCTTCCTGCAGAGCCGAGCCATCGCAAAGGGGCGTCTCACCGGAATCTTCGAGCGTTCTGCCTAA
- the ptsP gene encoding phosphoenolpyruvate--protein phosphotransferase — protein sequence MYGALGGPRLLLRRLREVMAEPVSPQARLDKIVVHIAANMVAEVCSVYILRADGRLELYATEGLNREAVHNTTMRASEGLVGLIAETAEPLALADAQNHPSFSYRPETGEEIYSSFLGVPILRGGNTLGVLDVQNRARRVYTDEEIEALQTTAMLLAEMIASGELQSLAEPGADIALGRPRTLKGSALAEGVGLGHVVLHEPRIIVKQLIAEDMKQEMARLDKAIGEMRESIDSLIEAGNMGPGEHREVLETFRMVAHDRGWLRRLREAVATGLTAEAAVERVQNDARAKLQRHPEPSMRERLHDLDDLANRLLHQLTGQSYVATHDELPHNAIIVARSMGPAALLEYDRSKLRGLVLEDVGGGSHVAIVARALGIAAAGDVANILDFVEPGDAIIVDGVSGEVHVRPAPDVEHAYAEKARLRAKRQEQYHKLRDLPAVTRDGVEIELHMNAGLLVDLQHLAETGAQSVGLFRTELQFMLASRFPKMSEQERLYRSALDLAAGKSITFRTLDIGSDKVLPYMTQVEEENPALGWRAIRIGLDRPGLLRTQLRGFLRAGAGRPLRIMFPMIASLAELEAARAILDREIAQLKRHRREPPSELKVGVMVEVPSLLFEIDDICRSVDFISVGSNDLMQYFFAADRDNKRVSRRFDPLAPPFLRALKQIADAARAASTQLTLCGEMGGKPLEALALLAIGYRSLSMSAAAIGPVKAMILSADLRLARALVMARLNEKSTGSSLREGLAQFAEDHGIPI from the coding sequence ATGTATGGCGCACTCGGCGGACCGCGTCTGCTGCTGCGCCGGCTTCGCGAAGTCATGGCGGAGCCGGTCAGCCCGCAGGCTCGGCTCGACAAGATCGTCGTGCATATTGCGGCGAACATGGTCGCCGAAGTCTGTTCGGTCTATATCCTGCGCGCCGACGGAAGGCTCGAGCTCTATGCGACCGAAGGCCTCAATCGCGAGGCGGTTCATAACACCACCATGCGCGCGAGCGAGGGTCTCGTCGGCCTGATCGCCGAGACCGCCGAGCCGCTGGCGCTCGCCGACGCGCAAAATCATCCCTCCTTCTCCTATCGTCCGGAGACAGGCGAGGAGATCTATTCCTCCTTCCTCGGCGTGCCGATCCTGCGCGGCGGCAATACGCTCGGCGTGCTCGACGTCCAGAACAGGGCGCGGCGCGTCTATACCGACGAGGAAATCGAGGCGCTGCAGACGACGGCGATGCTGCTCGCCGAAATGATCGCATCCGGCGAATTGCAGTCGCTCGCCGAGCCTGGCGCCGACATCGCGCTGGGACGCCCGCGTACGCTCAAGGGATCGGCCTTGGCCGAAGGCGTCGGCCTCGGCCATGTCGTGCTGCATGAGCCGCGCATCATCGTCAAGCAGCTCATCGCCGAAGACATGAAGCAGGAGATGGCGCGGCTCGACAAGGCCATCGGCGAGATGCGGGAATCGATCGACAGCCTGATCGAAGCCGGCAATATGGGGCCGGGCGAGCACCGCGAGGTGCTCGAAACCTTCCGCATGGTCGCGCATGACCGCGGCTGGCTGCGCCGCCTGCGCGAGGCCGTCGCCACCGGCCTCACCGCCGAAGCGGCCGTCGAGCGCGTCCAGAACGACGCCCGCGCAAAGCTGCAGCGCCATCCCGAGCCCTCGATGCGCGAGCGGCTGCATGACCTCGACGACCTCGCCAACCGGCTGCTGCATCAGCTGACCGGGCAGAGCTATGTCGCGACGCATGACGAATTGCCGCATAACGCCATCATCGTCGCGCGCTCGATGGGGCCCGCCGCCCTGCTCGAATATGACCGTTCGAAATTGCGCGGCCTCGTGCTGGAGGACGTCGGCGGCGGCAGCCATGTCGCGATCGTCGCCAGAGCGCTCGGCATCGCCGCAGCTGGCGACGTCGCCAATATCCTCGACTTCGTCGAACCTGGCGACGCCATCATCGTCGACGGCGTCTCCGGCGAGGTGCATGTGCGCCCGGCGCCCGACGTCGAGCACGCCTATGCCGAGAAGGCGCGGCTCCGCGCCAAGCGGCAGGAGCAATATCACAAGCTGCGCGACCTGCCCGCCGTCACTCGGGACGGCGTCGAGATCGAGCTGCATATGAACGCTGGCCTCCTCGTCGATTTGCAGCATCTCGCCGAAACCGGCGCGCAGTCCGTCGGCCTGTTCCGCACCGAATTGCAGTTCATGCTCGCCTCGCGCTTTCCGAAAATGAGCGAGCAGGAACGGCTTTATCGCTCGGCGCTTGACCTCGCCGCGGGCAAATCGATCACCTTCCGCACGCTCGATATCGGCTCCGATAAGGTGCTGCCCTATATGACGCAGGTCGAGGAGGAAAACCCGGCGCTTGGCTGGCGCGCCATCCGCATCGGCCTCGACCGGCCTGGGCTTCTCCGCACGCAATTGCGCGGCTTCTTACGCGCGGGAGCGGGGCGCCCCCTGCGCATCATGTTTCCGATGATCGCGAGCCTCGCCGAACTGGAAGCGGCGCGGGCGATCCTCGACCGCGAAATCGCCCAGCTCAAACGCCACCGCCGCGAACCGCCCTCCGAGCTCAAGGTCGGCGTCATGGTCGAAGTGCCGTCGCTGCTGTTCGAAATCGACGACATCTGCCGCAGCGTCGACTTCATCTCCGTCGGCTCGAACGATCTCATGCAGTATTTTTTCGCTGCGGACCGCGACAATAAGCGCGTCTCCAGACGGTTCGATCCGCTCGCGCCGCCTTTTTTGCGCGCCTTGAAGCAGATCGCCGACGCCGCGCGCGCCGCCTCGACGCAGTTGACGCTGTGCGGCGAAATGGGAGGCAAGCCGCTTGAAGCCCTGGCTTTGCTCGCGATCGGCTATCGCAGCCTGTCGATGTCGGCCGCCGCGATCGGGCCGGTCAAGGCCATGATCCTGTCGGCGGATTTGCGTCTCGCCCGCGCCCTCGTGATGGCCCGGCTGAACGAAAAATCGACCGGATCAAGTCTGCGCGAAGGGCTGGCCCAATTCGCCGAGGATCATGGGATCCCGATTTAG
- the prfA gene encoding peptide chain release factor 1, with the protein MLPQEKLDLILRRYDEVSARLNEAVEPALYVQLSREFAGLEQVAAAIRDYRSQMQEVEGLAAMLADPTTDSEMRGLAEEELRDAKERLEALEHQLKIALLPKDAADERSAILEVRAGTGGDEAALFAGDLFRMYQRYAESKGWSVEIISANEGAAGGFKEIIAEIAGRGVFAKLKFESGAHRVQRVPDTETQGRIHTSAATVAVLPEAQEVDVEINEADLKIDTMRAQGAGGQHVNKTESAIRITHIPTGTIVFVQDERSQHKNRARAMALLRSRIYDEQRQKLDAERAADRRSQVGSGDRSERIRTYNFPQGRVTDHRINLTLYKLDKVITGEALDEVIDALTTHHQAALLADSESGGL; encoded by the coding sequence ATGCTGCCGCAAGAAAAGCTCGATCTCATCCTTCGCCGCTACGACGAGGTTTCCGCCCGCCTCAACGAGGCTGTGGAGCCGGCGCTCTATGTCCAGCTCTCGCGCGAATTCGCCGGCCTCGAGCAGGTCGCCGCCGCCATCCGCGACTATCGCTCGCAGATGCAGGAGGTCGAAGGCCTCGCCGCCATGCTGGCCGATCCGACGACCGATTCCGAGATGCGCGGGCTCGCAGAGGAGGAGCTGCGCGACGCGAAGGAGCGGCTCGAAGCGCTGGAGCATCAGCTCAAGATCGCCCTCCTGCCAAAAGACGCCGCGGACGAGCGAAGCGCGATCCTCGAAGTGCGCGCCGGCACGGGCGGCGACGAGGCCGCGCTGTTCGCCGGCGATTTGTTCCGCATGTATCAGCGCTATGCCGAATCAAAGGGATGGAGCGTCGAGATCATCTCTGCCAATGAGGGCGCGGCGGGCGGGTTCAAGGAAATCATCGCCGAGATTGCCGGCCGCGGCGTGTTCGCCAAGCTGAAATTCGAATCCGGCGCCCACCGCGTCCAGCGCGTGCCGGACACCGAAACGCAGGGGCGCATCCACACCTCGGCCGCGACGGTCGCCGTTCTGCCGGAGGCGCAGGAGGTCGACGTCGAGATCAATGAGGCGGATTTGAAGATCGACACCATGCGCGCGCAGGGCGCCGGCGGCCAGCACGTCAACAAGACGGAATCGGCGATCCGCATCACCCACATCCCGACCGGCACGATCGTCTTCGTGCAGGACGAGCGCTCGCAACACAAGAACCGCGCCCGGGCGATGGCGCTGCTGCGCTCGCGTATCTATGACGAGCAAAGGCAAAAGCTCGACGCCGAACGCGCCGCCGACCGGCGCTCGCAAGTGGGATCGGGCGATCGCTCCGAGCGCATCCGGACTTATAATTTCCCACAAGGGCGCGTCACCGACCACCGCATCAATCTGACGCTGTACAAGCTCGACAAGGTCATCACGGGCGAGGCGCTCGATGAAGTCATCGACGCGCTGACCACGCATCACCAGGCGGCGCTGCTCGCCGACAGCGAAAGCGGCGGGCTTTGA
- a CDS encoding aspartate kinase — MPRLVMKFGGTSVANMDRIRNVARHVARERKAGFDVAVVVSAMSGKTNELVGLCQDAAKLYDPREYDAVVSSGEQVTAGLLAAVLQGNGLPARSWQGWQVPIVTSNAHGSARILDIDGSALLESFAEGEIAVIAGFQGVDPATRRVTTLGRGGSDTSAVAIAAAIKADRCDIYTDVDGVYTTDPRIVPKARRLNRIAFEEMLEMASLGAKVLQVRSVELAMTHKVKTFVRSSFDDPEFPQPGTLMCDEEDIVEQQVVTGIAFSKDEAQITLKQVADHPGVAAAIFMPLAEANINVDMIIQVASEDSVTTDMTFTVPGAEFERTKEILLKAQPQIGFASLHGASDVVKVSAIGVGMRSHAGVAARAFKALAEKGINIRAITTSEIKFSVLIEAAYTELAVRTLHSLYGLDKG, encoded by the coding sequence ATGCCCCGTCTGGTTATGAAATTTGGCGGCACGTCGGTCGCGAATATGGATCGCATCCGCAATGTAGCGCGCCATGTCGCGCGCGAGCGCAAGGCCGGCTTCGACGTCGCCGTCGTCGTCTCGGCCATGTCCGGCAAGACCAATGAGTTGGTCGGCCTTTGCCAGGACGCCGCCAAGCTCTACGACCCGCGTGAATATGACGCGGTCGTCTCGTCGGGCGAGCAGGTGACGGCAGGGCTGCTCGCAGCTGTGCTGCAAGGAAACGGCCTGCCCGCGCGTTCCTGGCAAGGCTGGCAGGTGCCGATCGTAACCTCGAATGCGCATGGATCGGCGCGCATCCTTGACATCGACGGCTCGGCGCTTCTCGAAAGCTTTGCGGAGGGCGAAATCGCGGTGATCGCCGGATTTCAGGGCGTCGATCCGGCGACAAGGCGCGTCACCACGCTCGGACGCGGCGGCTCCGACACCAGCGCGGTCGCGATCGCGGCGGCGATCAAGGCCGATCGCTGCGACATCTATACGGACGTCGACGGCGTCTATACGACGGATCCGCGCATCGTGCCGAAGGCGCGGCGGCTAAACCGCATCGCCTTCGAGGAAATGCTGGAAATGGCTTCGCTCGGCGCCAAGGTGCTGCAGGTTCGCTCGGTCGAGCTCGCCATGACGCATAAGGTCAAGACCTTCGTGCGGTCCTCGTTCGACGATCCGGAGTTTCCGCAGCCCGGCACCTTAATGTGCGACGAGGAGGATATCGTGGAGCAGCAGGTCGTCACCGGCATCGCCTTCTCGAAGGACGAGGCGCAGATCACGCTGAAACAGGTCGCCGACCATCCCGGCGTCGCCGCGGCCATATTCATGCCGCTGGCCGAGGCCAATATCAATGTCGACATGATCATCCAGGTCGCCTCCGAGGATTCGGTGACGACCGACATGACCTTCACCGTGCCGGGCGCCGAATTCGAGCGGACCAAGGAGATTCTTCTCAAGGCGCAGCCGCAGATCGGCTTCGCCAGTCTTCATGGCGCAAGCGACGTCGTGAAAGTCTCGGCAATCGGCGTCGGCATGCGCAGCCATGCGGGCGTCGCCGCGAGAGCGTTCAAGGCGCTGGCCGAAAAAGGCATCAATATCCGGGCGATCACCACCTCGGAGATTAAATTCTCGGTGCTGATCGAAGCGGCCTATACTGAGCTCGCGGTGCGTACGCTGCATTCTCTCTACGGTCTCGACAAGGGCTGA
- a CDS encoding EamA family transporter: MSLPAPSAWLVFALLSAAFAALTAIFAKIGVAEVNSNLATLIRTMIIAAILGAFLAATGGLRALSSIPARSWLFLSLSALATGASWACYFRALQLGDAARVAPIDKLSVVLVAIFAVMFLGERLSPANWLGVGFIGCGALLIAFGK, from the coding sequence TTGAGCCTGCCCGCGCCGAGCGCCTGGCTGGTCTTCGCGCTGCTGTCGGCGGCCTTCGCAGCTCTGACGGCGATCTTCGCCAAGATTGGCGTCGCCGAGGTCAATTCCAATCTGGCGACGCTGATCCGCACCATGATCATCGCGGCGATCCTCGGCGCCTTCCTCGCCGCGACGGGCGGACTTCGGGCGCTCTCATCGATTCCCGCGCGGAGCTGGCTGTTTCTCAGTTTGTCGGCGCTCGCGACCGGCGCATCCTGGGCCTGTTATTTCCGCGCGCTTCAGCTCGGCGACGCCGCGCGGGTGGCTCCGATCGACAAGCTATCCGTTGTTCTCGTCGCAATCTTTGCGGTTATGTTCCTTGGCGAGCGCCTCTCCCCCGCCAATTGGCTCGGGGTCGGCTTCATCGGCTGCGGCGCTCTCTTGATCGCCTTCGGCAAATAG
- a CDS encoding transglutaminase-like domain-containing protein has protein sequence MLIRYGYDLVFQCFQPTLMVCLLDSHQEYDYRVRFKSPFFTTPSIATQTYYDTFGNCVRRFVAPAGDLAISRDFVIEDSGLADGYEQVAQEVPLEFLPSETLVYLLGSRYCETDKLGDIAWQLFGSTPRGWPRVKAICDFVMNHLTFGYQYARSTRTAFEAYNERVGVCRDFAHLAVTFCRCMNIPARYANGFLGDIGVPPDPAPMDYNAWFEVYLDGRWITFDARHNTPRIGRITVARGRDATDIPLATSFGPHILKRFKVWTEEVDESVVRDLERRSA, from the coding sequence ATGTTGATTCGCTACGGATACGATCTGGTCTTTCAATGCTTTCAGCCAACGCTGATGGTTTGTCTGCTCGACTCGCATCAAGAGTATGATTATCGCGTCCGCTTCAAGAGTCCGTTCTTTACGACCCCGTCGATCGCGACGCAGACCTATTACGACACCTTCGGAAACTGCGTCAGGCGCTTCGTCGCGCCAGCCGGCGATCTCGCGATCTCGCGCGATTTCGTGATCGAGGACAGCGGTCTTGCCGACGGCTATGAGCAGGTCGCGCAGGAAGTTCCGCTGGAGTTCCTGCCCAGCGAGACGCTGGTCTATCTGCTCGGCAGCCGCTACTGCGAAACCGACAAGCTCGGCGACATCGCCTGGCAATTGTTCGGTTCGACGCCGCGCGGCTGGCCACGGGTCAAGGCGATCTGCGACTTCGTCATGAACCATCTGACCTTTGGCTATCAATACGCCCGCTCCACCCGGACGGCCTTCGAGGCCTATAATGAACGGGTTGGCGTCTGCCGCGACTTCGCGCATCTCGCAGTGACCTTCTGCCGCTGCATGAACATCCCCGCCCGCTACGCGAACGGATTTTTGGGCGACATCGGCGTTCCTCCGGATCCCGCGCCGATGGATTACAACGCCTGGTTCGAAGTCTATCTCGATGGACGATGGATTACCTTCGACGCCCGCCATAACACGCCGCGTATCGGGCGGATCACGGTCGCGCGCGGTCGCGACGCGACCGACATCCCGCTCGCGACGTCATTCGGCCCGCATATTCTCAAGCGCTTCAAGGTCTGGACCGAGGAAGTCGACGAATCCGTCGTGCGCGACCTGGAAAGACGCAGCGCTTAA
- a CDS encoding COG4223 family protein: MAEDKDEPFRQAAGAGKSPAPGEGEAFAPDSPAETTPRDQDGEAPRDIVAAQDHDDASDGSAAAAPVSPPPEQPHKAKQPSRAPLLIGALILGALGGVGGVLALRSFESLDTTPTADTLAELNARAVELEKKAEASAAAVAALQGRVASAESAAGKASASADAAVSEMHKSLAASSAAPVDGGAAAPPPPAAADIAPVASRVDAVASRVSDFESKIAAVQAKLGDVEAALATPKIDARAKQDQEEAESAAKALATAHSVAVVSAALSQHVAAGVPYETDVAALSNLKVDEAKLQPLQAHAKTGVSKPGDLAAGFEALAPSLEAPEPAKAESGILERLTHDALNLVRVRRQADPSDTDVPGLVAAIESALARFDVGKAYALWSQLPPDLKAKSAKWGEAAKARLDAIAAANAIEAEAMTALGKPKS, from the coding sequence ATGGCCGAGGATAAAGACGAGCCGTTTCGACAGGCCGCCGGAGCCGGCAAGTCGCCCGCCCCCGGCGAGGGCGAGGCTTTTGCCCCCGACAGCCCCGCTGAAACGACCCCTAGAGATCAGGATGGCGAGGCGCCGCGCGACATAGTCGCGGCGCAGGATCATGACGACGCCAGCGACGGCTCGGCCGCCGCAGCGCCCGTGTCGCCGCCGCCTGAGCAGCCCCACAAGGCAAAGCAGCCTTCGCGCGCGCCTCTGCTCATCGGCGCCCTGATTCTGGGCGCGCTTGGCGGCGTTGGCGGCGTTCTGGCGCTGCGCAGCTTCGAGTCCCTCGACACGACGCCGACGGCCGACACGCTTGCCGAACTCAATGCGCGCGCCGTCGAACTTGAAAAGAAGGCGGAGGCCTCGGCGGCGGCGGTTGCCGCGTTGCAGGGCCGCGTCGCCTCCGCGGAGAGCGCGGCGGGCAAAGCCTCGGCCTCGGCCGACGCCGCAGTCAGCGAAATGCACAAGTCCCTTGCTGCAAGCTCCGCCGCTCCGGTCGACGGAGGCGCCGCCGCCCCGCCGCCTCCCGCCGCCGCTGACATCGCCCCCGTCGCGTCGAGGGTCGACGCGGTCGCCTCGCGCGTCAGCGATTTCGAATCGAAGATCGCGGCTGTGCAGGCTAAATTGGGCGACGTCGAAGCGGCGCTCGCGACGCCGAAGATCGACGCGCGGGCGAAGCAGGATCAGGAGGAGGCGGAGTCGGCCGCAAAGGCGCTTGCGACGGCCCATTCGGTTGCTGTCGTTTCGGCGGCGCTAAGCCAGCATGTCGCCGCAGGCGTTCCCTATGAGACGGATGTCGCGGCGCTTTCCAATCTGAAAGTCGATGAAGCGAAGCTGCAGCCTTTGCAGGCGCACGCCAAGACGGGCGTCAGCAAGCCCGGCGATCTCGCCGCCGGGTTCGAGGCTCTCGCGCCGTCGCTCGAAGCCCCCGAACCGGCCAAGGCGGAAAGCGGGATTTTGGAGCGGCTGACGCATGATGCGTTAAATCTCGTCCGCGTCCGCCGCCAGGCCGATCCCTCCGATACGGACGTCCCGGGCCTGGTCGCGGCGATCGAAAGCGCTCTGGCGCGCTTCGACGTCGGCAAGGCCTATGCGCTGTGGTCGCAACTGCCGCCGGATCTCAAAGCCAAATCCGCCAAATGGGGCGAGGCGGCGAAGGCTCGTCTCGACGCGATCGCCGCCGCCAATGCGATTGAGGCCGAGGCGATGACGGCGCTCGGCAAGCCCAAATCTTGA